The region ggtgagcgagcagcagacgaacagagttgacagaggaagcttgatctgctgctcagctctcccttgcaaggaactcctgttgtttgcgtggttactctgagtctagtgaacgaacagcgtgggtgatcaaaacttcaccctcacaagaGTGAGGATATCAAACATCTTTTTGAAAATTAGTTGCAGTCTATGGAAACTAATAATATCAATGAATACAATTGAGTAATGTTCTATATGGAAAGTAGCAGATGACCAGAACACAGCAACACCAAAAGAAATATTGCCTATTCCCAAATGGTTGTTTAACTCATCATGCTCTCATGTAATTTTGTTATATGGTGATGTGGGTGTGATGATAGGACTTACTTAAGGTGTTGAGAGGTACGGGAGGGATCAGAGAATTTTATACAAGTAGAAACGACAAAGCTGGCTCCTTCAACAGAAGAAATGGGTCTTGTGAGAGAAAGGTCTGTGtgagagaaaaatccaaaaatccTTTCTTTAGTTTTCCAGCCTCATAGTTTTGTTTGATGTTGGAAATGGAGGAAATTCAGTCGTTAGTTAATGTCACTGTTGAGCATCAGTATCAGGGATTACTTGAGAGAATGATAGTTTCCAGTCTGACTACAGTACTCTGCTGTGAATTCCTCTACATCATGTGTGTCAAACTGAAGGCCCTCGGGCCATATCCAGCCCGTAATACAATTATATCTGGCCCGCGAGATCATTTTACATTTacctattattattgttaatggCCCAGCATTATGAAGCGCTGATAACAAACTACAGATCCTATAATGCAGCGCAACAGCAAACCTATTGTAATGTCAAACTTTGCCCTGAACAATGGCGAAAAGAAAAGTTGTTTCTGAAAACAGAGCATTTCACAACCGATGGGAGGCTGCATATATGTATATCATTGCCCGTACACCCGTATATCCCGTATGAGGACATCAAACAAATTAGTTTGAGTGTATGATTCTGTGTAACTTAATAACAGCAAAGAATAAAACTGAGTATGAAAAGTAACAGATGACCAGAACAGAGCACAATCAAAAGAAATGTTGCCTATTCCCAAATGGTTGTTTAACCCATGCAGTCATGCGATTGTGTCACATGGTGATATGGGTGTGATGATAGAACTCACTTACTTTTATAGAGGTAGGGACTACAAAGCTGGCACCTTCACCAGAACAAATGGTCTTTGAATGCTTTCAAGTGTTTCATCCATTTCATAGGTtagttttatttacattttgttAGAGAACAAGTTTTCATGAGTTTTCCAGTTTCATAGTTttattggtgtgtttttttctctgaaatggatgaaattcAGCCTTTGGTTAATTTCACTGTTGAGCAGCAGTATCAGGGATTACTAGAGAGAATGATGTTTTCCAGTTTGACTACAGTACCCTGCTGTGCTTTCCTCTACATCAATGGAATCATGTTGTTCAGCCTGAGGAGTAAAACAGTGTTCTGTGAGACCTCCCGATACATTCTGCTGTTTAACCTCCTTTTTGCAGACAGTATACAGATGGTATTTAGTCAGGTTCTCTACATTTTGGCTACTTGTTTGGTTAAAATGTCTTATCCTTTGTGTGGTATTGTTAATGTGGTTGGTGTTATCACAAGTGACATTTCTCCTCTCACACTGGTGGTGATGTCTTTGGAGAGGTATGTAGCTGTGTGCTACCCACTGAGGCACGCTGCTGTCATCACCATTAGAAACACAGGGCTGATGATATTTGTTATTTGGGCGTTTAGCTTGCTAAGTGGTCTAATTCGAGTTAGTTTGGTAAATTATCCAGAACTGAAGGGGCTGCAGATGGAAGTATATTGCTCAAGTATAACTCTGTTTGTTGGTCCCCTGTCTGATACCTATGACAGAGCATACACCTGCCTTCTGTTTGTGTCAGCTGGGGTGGCCATTGCTTTCTCCTACATCGGTGTGACTGTTGCAGTCAGGTTAGCTTCCACAGACAAGACTTCATCTCAGAAAGCTCGTAACACACTACTGCTGCATCTTGTACAGCTCCGACTCAGTTTGTCCTCCACCGTGTTTAAACCGATACTTGCACCATTGTCAAGAATTGTAACAAGGATAGTGCTTGTCCGTTTGCAAAAtgttttatatgtgtgtttttttatccTTCCCAGATGTCTCAGTGCCCTTATTTATGGCATAAGAGATCAGCTAATCAGACCTGTCCTCTTTTACTATCTCTGCTGCCGACGCACACTCTCAGTCTTTCCAGCCAAAGGTTACAAATAGAACTTTTTTTCAAACTGTAATAAATAGATATTCTTATATATATTATGTTGAATTAAGTGCTTCTGTGGGGTTATTTAGCCACTAATAGAGTGGTTAGCGCACCCTATCCTATGAACAGACCTATTGAATATAACCTATTctagaaaggaaaataaaatatgtataaTTGTATTTGTGTTCTGCATTTTGCTCTATTGTAGAAAAGAGCAATTGTTGTCTTTGAATGAATAATGTGTAGTTGAGGAGTTGAAGTTGCTGTGTCCTTTATATAGCCCCAATATTTGTGTCCTGCCAGCCTCTTTACTTATCACAGAATAAGAATTTGAATAATGTTTTAAAGTGTAGCTGGGGTGTTGCTGTTTAGGTGTTCAGACATTCATGCATGTATGCTGTAtattaaaagtgaaatattaTCAAAATAACCGTGTTTTGTATCAGAAGACAACATCACTATCTTACACTTTTCTTTGCGATGGACATGCTAAAACCTTCAGACTGTTTGGCTGTGCATTTTGGGCCCAAGCATTGTCTTCTTACTAGAATTGCATTCTCTGAAAAACATTCTACCAGAAGAATGAGTCAGGTGgccatctccttctcctttaTTAATGTGACCGCTGCAGAAAAGTTGGCATCAAGTCAGATAAAGCTACGCCTCAAAAACTTcacaaaatgctgctgctgcatccagtGCCACTGGGCCTCAGTTCATTCTCTACTGTGTACAAATTGATACTTGCAAAAGAGTTTTAATGCAGACGAACAATGTTGTAAAAAGTTCTGTATACGTATATTTTTATCCTTGCCAGTGCCCTCATTTAATGTATAAGATTCAGAAAAGCAGGCTTGTCGTCTTTTACCGTATCTGCTGTCTGTGagcttgttctttttttttttcccagttttcatttttctgccactgtcattttcaaaaatatacGGTTACAACAAATATACCGCTGGCTGATATATACATTGAGGGTGTTTTTACCAAACATCCTGTCACACCACAGTGTGGTTTTGCCTTGTGTCCTGTAattcctgtttcattttcttttcttttctccattcCTGtatcctcccctccaccctcccatGCCTACAGGTAATGCTGATTATAAtggacgctatataaataaggatgatttgatttgacattaTTTCAAGGAACTCATAGATTCTGTTCAATAACAGTGGTTTGTCCTGATAAACTTTCTCTGCATCTGAGTCCACTTTTTATTCCCATCCTGACACATAGTGGTGATGGCATTGTGCTTATATAAGTGTGACAATATTTGAAGAAATTGTAACACTTTTGCAAGACactgtagggttagggttacagtttcTGTATGGAAATCTTCCAAAGTCTAGTCTTTTAGAACTAAGTGTCATATATCAAAGTCAGATTACATAACTGCGCATGAGTAGTTGCTAAAGTCACTGTTGCCCACATTTTAAGGTATTTACATTGTAAGTGTCCCTGATCTGTtttgggatacattttccaagagaTGAGAAAAACCAGTAAATGTATTTGTCATAATCCTGCTCTCAGCTGCTGGCATTGTGGGTCACATTTACACCCATTAAAAATTCAAAGTTCTGGTTAATTAAAGACCCCAACATTTATTAATACCCATAGGCACTTACAAATGATCTTCATGGAGATGAGGCTGCAGTATGCAAATGAATGTAAGACGAGACATTTACCCATGTGACATTTTTTTGATCCGATCTAGCGCTGCCACCTGTATCTGGGTACAAAACAGTGTGCTAGTAAATATTAAGCAAACAGCATATGTTGTGTTGTGATACttttgaaatgcaaaaaaaggcaAGTTATTGCCacatttctggtttgtgtgttcttgtacatggtGCGGGATACAAtgaataaaaagcaaagaagaatACTCTTTAACATGGGAGGTTAAtttctttgcaaaaaaaaatcacagaaattagtctttttttatatttatcatCCCTTTTGCGATATAGCAATGTCCAAAGCACAAAACCTTCTCGATGAATTGTTCAACAAGCCTAGACAGGGGAAGGAAGAGAGTTGGGGCAAAACTGTTCTTGAGGCCTTGGTAGGCAGCATTTGTGAGGGAAAACTACTGAAAAACTGTCATAGCAATGGTCAGGGCAGTCTTTTTTAACCACTGTGCCACGGCACACTAGTGTGCCTTGAGACGTTGTCTGTTGTGCCATGGGAAATGACATAATTTCATGTAATTGgtctaaaaatattttttgaaaataaaggAATTTTATCCCCTAATAATGTGCCATTGTCGAGCGTCTGTCCTGTCTTCTCATCGATTGGCAGAGTAGCCATGTGACAGTCCTCCATATCAGTTGGTGACAGCAAGTAGCTAATTGCTTTGTAATTTGAGACAAGAGAATTAGTGATGTTTGGATGCGTCAGGTAACGTGACAGTGGCATTGTGGGTAGCGATACTAAGTGACAGTGATGGTGTGGTTAATTTCTTCTGATGGTaaccgagatgtgttgatgaggaaggaatcttcacaGACGCAGACTTGGTttgaagagatgtttattggagagaaaagtcaggcatcaattggacgctgcagcttgtccACGGGAGATCTCGTGGGCCTGATGTTGAAGATCTCCTCCAGACTTATTCCAGTAGCGCTCTTTTATACAaccaagtaaacacattcttctctgatggcTTCATAACACAGTCTAATCGACCAAATGATATAGAGTCTAATTATTAataagaaggagaaggaaggaggaaggcatCCATCATGATCCTATGAAATGTAAAAGTCTCAGGAGACATAAAACACCTGTGAGACAGCGCCAGATTGTTTGGAAAACAAGTCGAGGCCTTACAGATTTCTACGGCCTGCACAGAATGGAT is a window of Takifugu flavidus isolate HTHZ2018 chromosome 14, ASM371156v2, whole genome shotgun sequence DNA encoding:
- the LOC130537644 gene encoding odorant receptor 131-2-like; this translates as MDEIQPLVNFTVEQQYQGLLERMMFSSLTTVPCCAFLYINGIMLFSLRSKTVFCETSRYILLFNLLFADSIQMVFSQVLYILATCLVKMSYPLCGIVNVVGVITSDISPLTLVVMSLERYVAVCYPLRHAAVITIRNTGLMIFVIWAFSLLSGLIRVSLVNYPELKGLQMEVYCSSITLFVGPLSDTYDRAYTCLLFVSAGVAIAFSYIGVTVAVRLASTDKTSSQKARNTLLLHLVQLRLSLSSTVFKPILAPLSRIVTRIVLVRLQNVLYVCFFILPRCLSALIYGIRDQLIRPVLFYYLCCRRTLSVFPAKGYK